The following proteins are encoded in a genomic region of Haloarcula salinisoli:
- a CDS encoding phytanoyl-CoA dioxygenase family protein, whose protein sequence is MQLSDAQFEQYQRDGYVVVEDCLDGAVVERVTERIDSYVRGEREESQFERMLEPEADTDALGDADPVRKFEGLGMVREDDVFADLVHDENVVDIVTQLQGPNCSLLRSAAMLKPPRVGSEKKYHQDAAYYPIHPMDHVTVWMALDQSTTENGCMQVVPGAHKDGLLGHEAIEYDTDITIAETDYGPEDAVALPMEPGDVLFQHCLLPHYTAPNETDDWRRAYIASYMRNRSRFTDEDPPAWVDSEHVCGDTFPGCV, encoded by the coding sequence ATGCAGCTATCCGACGCGCAGTTCGAACAGTACCAGCGCGACGGCTACGTCGTCGTCGAGGATTGTCTCGACGGCGCAGTCGTCGAGCGCGTGACCGAGCGTATCGACTCGTATGTCAGGGGCGAGCGCGAGGAGAGCCAGTTCGAGCGGATGCTCGAACCCGAGGCCGACACCGACGCGCTCGGCGACGCCGACCCCGTCCGGAAGTTCGAGGGGCTGGGGATGGTCCGCGAGGACGACGTCTTCGCCGACCTCGTCCACGACGAGAACGTCGTCGATATCGTGACACAGCTCCAGGGGCCGAACTGCTCCTTGCTCCGCAGCGCGGCCATGCTCAAGCCGCCACGCGTGGGCAGCGAGAAGAAGTACCACCAGGACGCCGCCTACTACCCCATCCACCCGATGGACCACGTGACGGTGTGGATGGCCCTGGACCAGTCGACGACCGAGAACGGCTGTATGCAGGTCGTACCGGGGGCCCACAAGGACGGCCTCCTGGGTCACGAGGCCATCGAGTACGACACCGACATCACCATCGCCGAGACCGATTACGGCCCCGAGGACGCCGTCGCCCTGCCGATGGAGCCCGGCGACGTGCTCTTCCAGCACTGCCTGTTGCCCCACTACACCGCGCCCAACGAGACCGACGACTGGCGGCGGGCCTACATCGCCTCCTATATGCGGAACCGGTCGCGATTCACCGACGAGGACCCGCCGGCGTGGGTCGATAGCGAACACGTCTGTGGCGACACGTTCCCGGGGTGCGTGTAG
- a CDS encoding cytochrome P450, whose protein sequence is MTETDVPGPTGLPLLGNTLGWARDPLAFHEQLADYGRVARYEALGQERYLLTDPEDIERVLTDTETFPKHEGSTDQLSEIVGSGLLTSEGELWERQRGAIQPAFYMDHIKRYADVMVDRTAATADRFTHGETVDVHEELTQTTLEILLDCMFGADVDFEDRGLYDIVRTLQTPLEPDNQPITLFAPDWLPVPMLRRAERARGELRETVTDILEQRRESDADRTDLLSMLLGSDTAMADEQVRDEMLTFLIAGHETTALALTYTLDLLSRNPEAERRLHAELDETLSGRPTIEDVFAFEYTEAVVKESMRLYPPAYEIRREPSEPVQFGDHTVPEGSLLLLPVWVLHRDERFWDAPEQFRPARWLDADSDRPEFAYFPFGGGPRRCIGRQFAMTEAQLVLATLLSEWRFEREYEGMELAPAVTLKPATDVEMTLRRRGEASRQAPATSRSNRR, encoded by the coding sequence ATGACGGAGACAGACGTCCCGGGGCCGACCGGCCTCCCGCTGCTCGGGAATACGCTCGGCTGGGCTCGGGACCCGCTTGCGTTTCACGAACAGCTCGCCGACTACGGCCGCGTCGCCCGCTACGAGGCGCTCGGACAGGAGCGGTATCTGCTGACCGACCCCGAGGACATAGAGCGTGTGCTGACCGACACCGAGACGTTTCCCAAACACGAGGGCAGCACCGACCAGCTCAGCGAAATCGTTGGCTCGGGATTGCTCACCAGCGAGGGCGAACTGTGGGAGCGCCAGCGCGGGGCCATCCAGCCCGCCTTCTACATGGACCACATCAAGCGGTACGCTGACGTGATGGTCGACCGGACTGCCGCGACCGCCGACCGGTTCACTCATGGCGAGACCGTCGACGTCCACGAAGAGTTGACCCAGACCACGCTGGAGATCCTGCTCGACTGTATGTTCGGGGCGGACGTGGATTTCGAGGACCGGGGACTGTACGACATCGTCAGGACCCTCCAGACCCCACTGGAACCGGACAACCAACCCATCACGCTGTTCGCGCCTGACTGGCTGCCGGTACCGATGTTGCGCCGTGCCGAGCGGGCACGCGGGGAGCTTCGCGAGACGGTGACGGACATCCTCGAACAGCGCCGCGAGAGCGACGCGGACCGGACAGACCTGCTGTCGATGTTGCTCGGCAGTGACACCGCGATGGCCGACGAGCAGGTACGTGACGAGATGCTGACCTTCCTCATCGCGGGCCACGAGACGACGGCGTTGGCCCTGACTTACACGCTCGACCTGCTGTCGCGCAACCCCGAGGCCGAGCGACGGCTCCACGCGGAACTGGACGAGACCCTCTCGGGTCGCCCGACAATCGAGGACGTCTTCGCCTTCGAGTACACCGAGGCCGTCGTCAAGGAATCGATGCGGCTCTACCCGCCGGCCTACGAGATTCGACGCGAGCCGAGCGAACCCGTCCAGTTTGGCGACCACACGGTCCCCGAGGGGTCGCTCCTTCTCCTCCCGGTGTGGGTGCTTCACCGCGACGAGCGGTTCTGGGACGCCCCCGAGCAGTTCCGGCCTGCCCGGTGGCTCGACGCCGATTCGGACCGCCCCGAGTTTGCCTACTTCCCCTTCGGCGGCGGTCCCCGGCGCTGCATCGGTCGACAGTTCGCCATGACGGAGGCGCAGCTGGTGCTCGCGACCCTGCTGTCGGAGTGGCGCTTCGAGCGCGAGTACGAGGGCATGGAGCTCGCACCGGCGGTGACGCTCAAACCGGCGACCGACGTCGAGATGACGCTGCGACGACGGGGGGAAGCCAGCCGACAGGCTCCCGCTACGAGTCGCTCGAACCGTCGCTGA
- a CDS encoding NRAMP family divalent metal transporter, whose translation MATSDASDASGIVGKLQNMGPTWLAGAIAVGPATIGALVTAGAGFGYTLLWVVVLSAMMGTTAQYLAMRLGLLTEAGIVSAVEDNLGSSWAWLLVADTVIAAGLAQLVIMKTLAGVSAEVTGLSPVVWAVAWSVVLAIGLAGGGYRYAEWGAKILVSLVVLLFVASLFVVPIDVGAAATGLVPSIPAGVEGALLAAGILGGAVHIALVTMQSYTMRARGWTTEESALARFDVAASMLVAFGVASLAIFLVAASVLSDPSLSVVAAANALGPLVGSNAKWLFLLGLWGAAVTTLGGNTVVPPYLVADKMGWAQDTSDSRYQATVAAFALVSALGVFIPGAVFGLLVQALAIGFVGTPFVLALVLYLLNDPTAVPQTNSVVENVGGLLLVGISTVVAGQWLQRVAAGGVTDPVSLAILAFAAVLGAAMVGLLGLSVRNWLADDTEPAMAAD comes from the coding sequence ATGGCGACGAGTGACGCGAGCGACGCAAGCGGGATTGTCGGCAAACTCCAGAACATGGGGCCGACGTGGCTCGCAGGGGCCATCGCCGTCGGGCCGGCGACGATTGGCGCGCTCGTGACTGCGGGGGCGGGCTTTGGCTACACGCTCCTGTGGGTCGTCGTCCTCTCGGCGATGATGGGGACGACCGCGCAGTATCTCGCGATGCGGCTGGGACTGCTGACCGAGGCCGGCATCGTCTCCGCGGTCGAGGACAACCTCGGCTCGTCGTGGGCGTGGCTGCTGGTTGCCGATACGGTCATCGCTGCCGGGCTCGCCCAGCTCGTCATCATGAAGACCCTCGCAGGCGTCTCCGCCGAGGTCACGGGGCTTTCCCCCGTCGTCTGGGCAGTCGCCTGGAGCGTCGTCCTGGCGATTGGACTGGCCGGCGGCGGCTACCGCTACGCCGAGTGGGGTGCGAAGATACTGGTCTCGCTGGTCGTCCTGCTGTTCGTCGCGTCGCTCTTTGTCGTCCCCATCGACGTCGGTGCGGCCGCGACCGGGCTCGTCCCGTCCATTCCGGCCGGCGTCGAGGGCGCGCTGCTCGCGGCCGGCATCCTCGGCGGTGCGGTCCACATCGCCCTGGTGACGATGCAGTCCTACACGATGCGAGCCCGCGGCTGGACGACCGAGGAGTCGGCGCTGGCTCGCTTCGACGTGGCCGCGTCGATGCTGGTCGCCTTCGGCGTCGCCAGCCTCGCCATCTTCCTCGTCGCCGCCTCGGTCCTCTCGGACCCGAGCCTCAGCGTCGTGGCCGCCGCGAACGCGCTCGGACCGCTGGTCGGGAGCAACGCCAAGTGGCTGTTCCTGCTGGGCCTGTGGGGCGCGGCCGTGACGACGCTCGGGGGTAACACCGTCGTCCCGCCGTATCTCGTCGCGGACAAGATGGGCTGGGCACAGGACACCTCGGACTCGCGCTACCAGGCCACTGTGGCCGCGTTCGCGCTCGTCAGCGCGCTGGGCGTGTTCATCCCCGGCGCAGTCTTCGGGCTGCTCGTCCAGGCCCTGGCCATCGGCTTCGTCGGCACCCCCTTCGTGCTCGCGCTGGTCCTCTATCTGCTGAACGACCCGACCGCCGTCCCGCAGACCAACTCCGTCGTCGAGAACGTCGGCGGTCTCCTGCTCGTCGGCATCAGCACCGTGGTCGCGGGCCAGTGGCTCCAGCGCGTGGCCGCGGGCGGGGTGACCGACCCGGTCTCGCTGGCCATCCTGGCCTTCGCCGCCGTGCTGGGCGCGGCGATGGTCGGGCTGCTGGGACTCTCGGTCAGGAACTGGCTCGCCGACGACACCGAGCCCGCGATGGCAGCCGACTGA
- a CDS encoding Hsp20/alpha crystallin family protein — MSALREALGSLPDAVFADVLESEEGYLLVLDLPGVTADSLEVSVEGGRLVIEGQRSKDVPREFRFVREDRSVFLDVELPLPPDATGQGAEGTVSRGVLELTIPKASAAPSTTIPIDEA, encoded by the coding sequence ATGTCAGCGCTGCGTGAAGCGTTAGGGTCGCTTCCAGACGCCGTGTTCGCGGACGTGCTCGAATCCGAGGAGGGGTACCTGCTCGTGTTGGACCTGCCGGGCGTGACCGCCGACAGCCTCGAAGTCTCGGTCGAGGGCGGCCGTCTCGTTATCGAGGGCCAGCGCAGCAAGGACGTGCCTCGGGAGTTCCGCTTCGTCCGCGAGGACCGCTCGGTGTTCCTCGACGTCGAGCTGCCCCTGCCGCCGGACGCCACCGGCCAGGGCGCAGAGGGGACGGTCTCTCGCGGGGTCCTCGAACTCACGATTCCGAAGGCCTCGGCCGCGCCGAGCACGACGATTCCCATCGACGAGGCGTGA
- a CDS encoding helix-turn-helix domain-containing protein, producing MRYVTLRVAPVGDQPLHPLMGELAAAEDITREAIHRVELLEDGTVVMVGESRGNQDHFERIMADNDYVLEFTTTGADGQWYSYSNFEPTEISEQMLLAQQQTTGLIEMPIVPNADGSIAFTLVGDEASLQESMPPEMDGYTVELLETGDREPRAGDLFACLTERQQTVLETAIDRGYYANPREATHDDLADALDCSPSTVGEHLRKIEARVFAQFSRS from the coding sequence ATGCGATACGTGACGCTCCGGGTCGCCCCCGTCGGCGACCAACCGCTCCATCCGCTGATGGGTGAGCTCGCGGCCGCCGAGGACATCACGCGAGAGGCCATTCACCGTGTCGAGCTGCTCGAAGACGGGACCGTCGTGATGGTCGGCGAGTCGCGGGGGAACCAGGACCACTTCGAACGTATCATGGCCGACAACGACTACGTGCTGGAGTTCACCACGACGGGCGCCGACGGCCAGTGGTACTCCTACTCCAACTTCGAGCCGACCGAAATCAGCGAGCAGATGCTCCTGGCCCAGCAGCAGACGACGGGCCTCATCGAGATGCCAATCGTCCCGAACGCCGACGGCTCGATAGCGTTCACGCTCGTCGGCGACGAGGCGAGTCTGCAGGAATCGATGCCGCCGGAGATGGACGGCTACACGGTGGAGCTGCTGGAGACAGGGGACCGCGAACCCCGGGCCGGGGACCTCTTTGCCTGTCTCACCGAGCGCCAGCAGACCGTCCTCGAAACCGCTATCGACCGCGGCTACTACGCGAACCCCCGCGAGGCGACCCACGACGACCTCGCCGACGCACTCGACTGTTCGCCCAGTACGGTCGGTGAACACCTCCGCAAGATAGAGGCCCGCGTCTTCGCGCAGTTCAGTCGGAGCTGA
- a CDS encoding DUF4242 domain-containing protein: MDVHRDVDATVDDVIEAHEKDVETQQEYDVEYLNYWVDEDEGAVFCLFEGPSKEAGEKVHEHAHGLTADEIHKVHQGEPSH, encoded by the coding sequence ATGGACGTTCACAGAGACGTAGACGCGACCGTAGATGACGTTATCGAGGCACATGAGAAAGACGTCGAGACACAGCAAGAGTACGACGTCGAGTATCTGAACTACTGGGTCGACGAGGACGAGGGTGCGGTCTTTTGCCTCTTCGAGGGACCGAGCAAGGAGGCGGGCGAGAAGGTCCACGAACACGCCCACGGTCTCACCGCCGACGAGATACACAAGGTCCACCAGGGCGAGCCATCCCACTAG
- a CDS encoding translation initiation factor IF-5A — translation MARQQTEVRELDEGSYVMIDDTPCKIDSYSTAKPGKHGSAKARIDARGVFDSKKRSLSQPVDAKIWVPIVDRKQGQVVSTDGGDAQVMDLETYETFTMLMPDDVDLEPDDEIEYLEYEEQRKITRS, via the coding sequence ATGGCTCGACAGCAGACGGAAGTTCGTGAACTCGACGAGGGAAGCTACGTGATGATAGACGACACACCGTGTAAAATCGACTCCTACAGCACGGCCAAGCCGGGCAAACACGGCAGCGCGAAGGCCCGCATCGACGCCCGCGGCGTCTTCGACAGCAAGAAGCGCTCGCTCTCCCAGCCCGTCGACGCGAAGATATGGGTCCCCATCGTCGACCGGAAGCAGGGCCAGGTCGTCTCGACCGACGGCGGCGACGCCCAGGTGATGGACCTGGAGACCTACGAGACGTTCACCATGCTGATGCCCGACGACGTGGACCTGGAGCCGGACGACGAGATCGAGTACCTCGAATACGAGGAACAGCGCAAGATTACCCGCTCGTAA
- the speB gene encoding agmatinase, translating into MTFPGAVADREAAAYALVGAPLDVSTSFRPGTRFGPRRVRDFGEQFDDFDHHTGAHFSNLGVYDHGDIGPSADTAEYLTYLESAISEFDRDGAVPLLVGGEHTVTVAAVRALDPDVFVCTDAHLDLRESYAGDDLSHATVTHHALDVADRAVVLGARTGSEAEWERASEGDVTVVPPEDVADWTPDLDGERVYCSVDIDAADPGFAPGTGTPEPFGLSPRELQDVVRAVAPHAVGFDVVEVNDRDDGQAATLAAKLLRAFVFAHADG; encoded by the coding sequence ATGACCTTTCCCGGCGCGGTCGCCGACCGCGAGGCGGCGGCCTACGCCCTCGTGGGGGCCCCGCTCGACGTCTCGACGTCGTTTCGGCCCGGCACCCGCTTTGGCCCGCGCCGCGTCCGTGACTTCGGCGAACAGTTCGACGATTTCGACCACCACACCGGGGCCCACTTTTCCAACCTCGGTGTGTACGACCACGGCGACATCGGCCCCTCGGCCGACACCGCCGAATACCTCACCTACCTCGAGAGCGCCATCAGTGAGTTCGACAGGGACGGCGCTGTCCCCCTGCTGGTCGGCGGCGAGCACACCGTCACCGTCGCCGCCGTCCGCGCGCTGGACCCGGACGTGTTCGTCTGTACCGACGCCCATCTGGACCTCCGGGAGTCCTACGCCGGCGACGACCTCTCGCACGCGACCGTGACCCACCACGCGTTAGATGTGGCCGACCGGGCAGTGGTTCTGGGCGCTCGTACCGGAAGCGAGGCCGAGTGGGAGCGGGCCAGCGAGGGGGACGTGACGGTCGTTCCCCCCGAGGACGTGGCCGACTGGACGCCCGACTTGGACGGCGAGCGGGTCTACTGCTCCGTCGACATCGACGCCGCAGACCCCGGGTTCGCGCCGGGGACCGGCACGCCCGAACCGTTCGGCCTGTCCCCCCGAGAGCTTCAGGACGTCGTGCGAGCGGTCGCCCCCCACGCCGTCGGGTTCGACGTCGTGGAGGTCAACGACCGCGACGACGGTCAGGCCGCGACACTCGCCGCGAAGCTGCTGCGGGCGTTCGTCTTCGCGCACGCCGATGGCTGA
- a CDS encoding ABC1 kinase family protein, with amino-acid sequence MNLRAYWRFLVVARQFLPLMLAYARDRKRFLLFGSSRRVTSEQRRERAQSLLDSLLTLGPTFIKLGQLLSTRPDVLPPEYIDEFAALQDRVPPADWDRAKVVLEEELGPVDERFAEFDTDAISGASLGQVYQARVDGQDVAVKIRRPEIEDLVEADLRVIRWSLPILMYFLGDARSFSLETLADEFAKTIREEMDYEREADMLREIRGNFTDNDRIRIPAVMESHSTRRVLTMEYVPGTKINDIDDLDERGFDRTELAETLQEAYLQMIIDDGVFHADPHPGNLAVQADGKLVFYDFGMSGRVDPFVQEKIVDFYAAVADQNIEAILDALIEMGTLSPEADRQVMGDVMELAIADARGEDIEQYRVQQIVQQVEDTIYEFPLRLPANLALVLRVATVVEGVCVTLDPDFDFISVATGFLREEGHITAGVKNYVEDRATEVTDAAQSAVRIPPKLESVLDRVEREELTVRADIEDSDRLLATMTKRLILGMLLASTLFSTAFLYAEAGLVVSGIAGLAVLALALALWWSFRQKKGVRAKPQFTRQSMREREGGNVGAMGLPGEDE; translated from the coding sequence GTGAATCTCCGCGCGTACTGGCGGTTCCTCGTCGTCGCCCGGCAGTTCCTCCCCCTGATGCTCGCGTACGCCCGCGACCGGAAGCGGTTCCTCCTGTTCGGGTCGTCGCGGCGAGTCACGAGCGAACAGCGCCGCGAGCGTGCCCAGTCGCTGCTCGATTCGCTGTTGACGCTTGGCCCGACGTTCATCAAACTCGGACAGCTGCTGTCGACGCGGCCGGACGTGCTCCCGCCGGAGTATATCGACGAGTTCGCGGCGCTGCAGGACCGTGTGCCGCCGGCCGACTGGGACCGTGCGAAGGTCGTCCTCGAAGAGGAACTCGGCCCCGTCGACGAGCGCTTCGCCGAGTTCGACACCGACGCCATCAGCGGCGCGTCGCTGGGCCAGGTGTATCAAGCCCGGGTCGACGGCCAGGACGTCGCCGTGAAGATCCGACGGCCCGAAATCGAGGACCTCGTCGAGGCCGACCTCCGGGTCATCCGCTGGTCTCTGCCCATCCTGATGTACTTCCTCGGCGACGCACGGTCGTTCTCGCTGGAGACCCTGGCCGACGAGTTCGCCAAGACCATCCGCGAGGAGATGGACTACGAGCGGGAGGCCGACATGCTCCGGGAGATTCGGGGCAACTTCACGGACAACGACCGCATCCGCATCCCCGCCGTGATGGAGAGCCACTCCACCCGGCGCGTGCTCACGATGGAGTACGTCCCCGGCACGAAGATAAACGACATCGACGACCTCGACGAGCGGGGGTTCGACCGGACCGAACTCGCGGAGACGCTGCAGGAGGCGTACCTCCAGATGATAATCGACGACGGCGTCTTCCACGCCGACCCCCACCCCGGCAACCTCGCCGTCCAGGCGGACGGCAAGCTCGTCTTCTACGACTTCGGGATGTCGGGCCGGGTCGACCCGTTCGTCCAGGAGAAGATTGTCGACTTCTACGCCGCCGTCGCCGACCAGAACATCGAGGCTATCCTCGACGCCCTCATCGAGATGGGGACCCTCTCGCCCGAGGCCGACCGGCAGGTGATGGGCGACGTGATGGAGCTGGCAATCGCCGACGCCCGCGGGGAGGACATCGAGCAGTACCGCGTCCAGCAGATCGTCCAGCAGGTAGAGGACACCATCTACGAGTTTCCACTCCGGTTGCCCGCGAACCTGGCGCTCGTCCTCCGGGTCGCCACCGTCGTCGAGGGGGTCTGTGTGACGCTGGATCCCGATTTCGACTTCATCTCGGTCGCGACCGGCTTCCTCCGAGAGGAGGGGCACATCACCGCCGGCGTGAAAAACTACGTCGAGGACCGCGCCACCGAGGTGACCGACGCCGCCCAGTCCGCCGTTCGAATCCCACCGAAACTCGAATCGGTCCTCGACAGGGTCGAGCGGGAGGAACTCACCGTTCGGGCCGACATCGAGGACTCCGACCGCCTGCTGGCGACGATGACCAAACGCCTCATCCTGGGAATGTTGCTCGCCAGCACGCTGTTCTCGACGGCGTTCCTCTACGCAGAGGCGGGGCTGGTCGTCTCGGGTATCGCCGGCCTCGCGGTGCTCGCGCTCGCGCTCGCGCTGTGGTGGTCGTTCCGCCAGAAGAAGGGCGTCCGCGCGAAACCGCAGTTCACCCGACAGAGTATGCGCGAACGTGAGGGCGGCAACGTCGGCGCGATGGGGCTGCCCGGCGAGGACGAGTAG
- a CDS encoding response regulator, with amino-acid sequence MATTTDEPVQVLHVDDSSGLGDLVQHYLEAGESGLRCEVTTETAPRDALERIRGSETAFDCVVTDYRMPGMTGIELLDAIRETEPTLPVLLFSREETDSVAAEIISAGLSDYLQKGYGTEPYTMLIRRVEHAVHSEGQFDASVEAELDGVGIIGPDERFERVDELYASVYGYEPDEIVGKHWTELHPDSEVDHVRSNVLPVVREGGKWEGRSEGLRADGDTFTESKLVTALDDERLLIAVSDIDQTGSVSGD; translated from the coding sequence ATGGCCACTACCACCGACGAGCCCGTTCAGGTGCTCCACGTGGACGATAGCTCCGGACTTGGCGACCTGGTCCAGCACTATTTGGAGGCCGGTGAGAGCGGCCTACGTTGTGAAGTGACGACCGAGACGGCTCCCCGAGATGCCCTAGAGCGCATTCGCGGGAGCGAGACGGCGTTCGACTGTGTCGTTACCGATTACCGGATGCCGGGGATGACTGGCATCGAACTGCTCGACGCGATTCGGGAGACAGAGCCGACCTTGCCGGTCCTGCTGTTCTCCAGGGAGGAGACCGACAGCGTCGCCGCGGAGATAATCAGTGCCGGCCTCTCGGATTACCTCCAGAAGGGGTACGGGACGGAGCCGTACACGATGCTCATCCGGCGTGTCGAACACGCCGTCCACTCGGAGGGACAGTTCGACGCGTCGGTCGAGGCGGAGCTGGACGGGGTGGGAATCATCGGTCCCGACGAGCGCTTCGAACGGGTGGACGAGCTGTACGCGTCCGTCTACGGCTACGAACCCGACGAAATCGTCGGGAAACACTGGACGGAACTCCACCCGGACAGCGAGGTCGACCACGTCAGGTCGAACGTGTTGCCAGTGGTTCGGGAGGGCGGCAAGTGGGAGGGACGAAGCGAGGGGCTCCGCGCCGACGGCGACACCTTCACCGAGTCGAAGCTGGTGACGGCGCTCGACGACGAACGGCTTCTCATCGCCGTCTCCGATATCGACCAGACGGGGTCGGTCAGCGGCGACTGA
- the cofG gene encoding 7,8-didemethyl-8-hydroxy-5-deazariboflavin synthase subunit CofG yields the protein MIPGADEYDVDIAIPDSEVQRLLSVMPEDVDAAPELSYCRNVFVPLTTACRYTCTYCTYYDPPGQATLMTPEEIRDTCRAGAAAGCTEALFTFGDDPDDRYTELYDQLAELGHESIHEYLREACEIALSEGLLPHANPGDQTREQMATVADLNASMGVMLETTADVQAHGGPRAKSPGQRLATIRTAGELGVPFTTGILVGIGEDWRDRAESILAIAAMHERYDHVQEVIVQPVVENERWRGGSPDLATMRRATAMARAGLPDDVSVQVPPNLAPARELVDCGIDDLGGVSPVTDDHINPDYAWPALEELEAVADAAGVPLRERLPVYERFVDEGWCPSAIERAIDAEGAAGRRFRAVLERGENPTTAVSSD from the coding sequence GTGATTCCGGGCGCCGACGAGTACGACGTCGACATCGCGATCCCCGACAGCGAGGTCCAGCGGCTGCTGTCGGTGATGCCCGAGGACGTCGACGCGGCGCCCGAACTTTCCTACTGCCGGAACGTCTTCGTTCCGCTGACGACGGCGTGTCGGTACACCTGCACCTACTGTACGTACTACGACCCGCCGGGGCAGGCGACGCTCATGACGCCTGAGGAGATACGCGACACCTGCCGGGCCGGCGCGGCGGCGGGCTGTACGGAGGCGCTCTTTACGTTCGGCGACGACCCCGACGACCGCTACACCGAGCTATACGACCAGCTCGCCGAGCTGGGCCACGAGAGCATCCACGAGTACCTCCGGGAGGCCTGCGAGATCGCGCTCTCGGAGGGCCTGCTGCCACACGCCAATCCCGGCGACCAGACCCGCGAGCAGATGGCCACCGTCGCGGACCTGAACGCCTCGATGGGCGTGATGCTGGAGACCACGGCCGACGTCCAGGCCCACGGCGGGCCGCGGGCCAAGTCGCCGGGCCAGCGGCTGGCGACGATTCGGACCGCCGGCGAGCTCGGCGTGCCCTTCACGACGGGTATCCTCGTGGGTATCGGCGAGGACTGGCGCGACCGGGCCGAAAGTATCCTCGCTATCGCGGCGATGCACGAGCGATATGACCACGTTCAGGAGGTCATCGTCCAGCCGGTCGTCGAGAACGAGCGCTGGCGCGGTGGCTCGCCCGACCTGGCGACGATGCGGCGGGCAACGGCGATGGCGCGGGCCGGGCTGCCCGACGACGTCTCGGTCCAGGTCCCGCCCAACCTCGCGCCGGCCCGGGAGCTCGTCGACTGCGGTATCGACGACCTGGGCGGGGTGTCGCCGGTCACCGACGACCACATCAACCCGGACTACGCCTGGCCGGCCCTCGAGGAGCTCGAGGCCGTCGCCGACGCCGCCGGCGTCCCCCTCAGGGAGCGCCTGCCCGTCTACGAGCGGTTCGTCGACGAGGGGTGGTGCCCGTCGGCTATCGAGCGGGCTATCGACGCCGAGGGGGCGGCCGGCCGGCGGTTCCGAGCGGTCCTAGAGCGGGGCGAGAACCCGACGACTGCGGTCAGCTCCGACTGA